The following are encoded together in the Candidatus Methylomirabilis oxygeniifera genome:
- a CDS encoding protein of unknown function (Evidence 5 : No homology to any previously reported sequences): MRINEVIPISELRKRQAEVLAALEKGPAILTQHGKGAAVLLSLDAYNRLLEELEDLQDAMDAVEARQAPGERISLDAYLTKRKKRVPAATRS; this comes from the coding sequence ATGCGGATCAACGAGGTGATTCCCATCTCTGAATTGAGGAAACGCCAAGCGGAGGTCTTGGCGGCACTGGAGAAAGGCCCGGCCATTCTCACTCAGCACGGCAAAGGGGCAGCGGTCCTGCTGAGCCTTGACGCCTACAACCGCCTGCTGGAGGAGTTGGAAGACTTACAGGACGCGATGGACGCCGTCGAGGCGCGTCAGGCCCCTGGAGAGCGGATCAGCCTGGACGCCTACCTAACCAAGCGGAAAAAGCGTGTACCGGCTGCTACTCGGTCCTAG
- a CDS encoding conserved protein of unknown function (Evidence 4 : Homologs of previously reported genes of unknown function) yields MPLSPLRPREVIRKLEAAGFQLRRQTGSHARYVHPDNRKVTVPIHSRDIAVPTLRSILRQAHLSPEEWETL; encoded by the coding sequence ATGCCGCTTAGCCCGCTTCGGCCAAGGGAAGTTATCCGCAAACTAGAAGCAGCAGGCTTTCAACTGCGCAGGCAGACCGGGAGCCATGCCCGTTATGTCCACCCGGATAACCGAAAGGTCACCGTGCCGATCCACTCCCGCGACATTGCCGTTCCCACCCTACGATCCATCCTGCGCCAAGCCCACTTGAGTCCCGAGGAATGGGAGACCCTCTGA
- a CDS encoding conserved protein of unknown function (Evidence 4 : Homologs of previously reported genes of unknown function) produces MVRTRKGGLVTKIISVDETVQREEVKASPRSLENRRLRARVGLPARRIGRKVVLNLRPREVIRRLEAAGFRLRRQTGSHARYVHPDNRKVTVPIHSRDIAVPTLRSILRQAHLSPEEWETL; encoded by the coding sequence ATGGTACGGACAAGAAAGGGGGGTCTCGTGACAAAAATCATTTCGGTGGACGAAACGGTTCAACGGGAGGAGGTTAAGGCAAGCCCCAGGAGCCTGGAAAATCGGCGGTTGCGGGCACGGGTCGGGTTGCCAGCGCGAAGAATTGGCCGGAAGGTGGTGCTCAACCTTCGGCCAAGGGAGGTTATCCGCAGACTAGAAGCAGCAGGCTTTCGACTGCGCAGGCAGACCGGGAGCCATGCCCGTTATGTCCACCCGGATAACCGAAAGGTCACCGTGCCGATCCACTCCCGCGACATTGCCGTTCCCACCCTACGATCCATCCTGCGCCAAGCCCACTTGAGTCCCGAGGAATGGGAGACCCTCTGA
- a CDS encoding conserved protein of unknown function (Evidence 4 : Homologs of previously reported genes of unknown function), with protein MILLGLVSITSEANPVSHPVSIPLPINGTIDEKGIPVGWDLEVFEDHPQIKLESLKDGQFGIRLVSTESSFGLHKTVEVDLKEFPILSWRWKVDRLPVAGDARDKSKNDQAAQLYVIFPHPLIKMRSPTLGYLWDSNAPTGTITDGYSPVTPIKVIVLRSGKQQLGKWVQERRNVAEDYVRLFGQNSLPKVGRVAIWINTQHTKSTAQASFTDLQFQRAN; from the coding sequence GTGATACTGCTGGGGCTTGTATCGATAACGTCCGAAGCCAACCCCGTTTCTCACCCAGTCAGCATTCCGCTGCCTATCAACGGGACGATAGATGAGAAGGGAATTCCGGTCGGCTGGGATCTGGAGGTCTTCGAGGACCATCCCCAGATTAAGCTCGAATCACTCAAGGATGGTCAATTCGGTATCCGTCTCGTGAGTACAGAAAGCTCCTTTGGGCTGCACAAAACGGTAGAGGTCGACCTGAAAGAGTTTCCGATACTGAGCTGGCGGTGGAAGGTGGATCGCCTTCCCGTTGCAGGTGATGCCCGCGACAAGAGTAAAAACGACCAGGCCGCTCAGCTTTATGTCATCTTTCCCCACCCGCTGATCAAAATGCGAAGCCCTACGCTCGGCTACCTCTGGGACAGTAATGCCCCGACAGGAACCATTACGGATGGGTATTCCCCCGTCACCCCGATCAAGGTGATTGTCCTGCGGAGTGGAAAGCAGCAGTTGGGCAAATGGGTCCAGGAGCGTCGCAATGTTGCCGAAGATTACGTACGGCTTTTCGGCCAGAACTCGCTTCCTAAAGTGGGGCGTGTCGCCATCTGGATCAACACCCAGCACACCAAATCAACCGCCCAGGCGTCCTTCACCGATCTTCAGTTCCAACGAGCCAATTAG
- a CDS encoding protein of unknown function (Evidence 5 : No homology to any previously reported sequences), giving the protein MVTRAKRVSGISTKDAIMLEKYQRVLQTTLQWSVMAPREDRLRWILEFAAEDIDALTPDERFERAVRLRCFMWPDSSLWCSNPSSPPRTLLMPDAVLHQVHAEINQGLRVVLGEQRNEEWYVPGPVRIAFYRASPRFKKGPKAETAPGRTRFAFRWDWGDDAGAILAGIIHLIHDAGSRLRGCKECGKAFIAVKRQLYCGEDCSQRKRDRDKRYRSQARE; this is encoded by the coding sequence ATGGTGACCAGGGCGAAGCGCGTTTCAGGGATTTCGACGAAAGACGCCATCATGCTAGAGAAGTACCAGCGAGTCCTCCAGACGACACTGCAATGGTCAGTGATGGCGCCGCGAGAGGATCGCTTGCGATGGATACTGGAATTCGCGGCAGAGGATATTGACGCCCTCACGCCCGACGAACGGTTCGAGCGAGCAGTACGATTGAGGTGTTTCATGTGGCCGGATTCTTCATTGTGGTGCTCGAACCCTTCATCCCCGCCTAGAACTCTCCTGATGCCCGATGCCGTACTGCACCAGGTGCACGCGGAGATTAATCAAGGGCTCCGGGTGGTTCTTGGTGAACAGCGTAACGAAGAGTGGTATGTCCCTGGCCCGGTGCGGATAGCGTTCTATCGGGCCTCGCCACGCTTCAAGAAAGGACCGAAGGCAGAAACAGCGCCTGGACGTACTCGATTTGCGTTTCGGTGGGACTGGGGAGACGATGCGGGCGCAATTCTCGCCGGGATCATTCACCTCATCCACGATGCGGGATCGCGCTTGCGAGGTTGCAAGGAGTGTGGGAAGGCGTTCATCGCTGTGAAGCGGCAACTCTATTGCGGGGAGGACTGCTCCCAGCGCAAGCGGGATCGTGATAAACGGTATCGATCACAAGCTAGGGAGTAG
- a CDS encoding protein of unknown function (Evidence 5 : No homology to any previously reported sequences) — protein MGDPLRAAVEHVSDGRTVEAGRETVTQTVTGNPLALNRVELLEEMT, from the coding sequence ATGGGAGACCCTCTGAGAGCAGCGGTGGAACACGTGAGTGACGGGCGAACGGTGGAAGCCGGGCGTGAAACCGTGACCCAGACCGTGACCGGGAATCCACTGGCTCTGAACCGAGTGGAATTACTTGAGGAAATGACGTAG
- a CDS encoding protein of unknown function (Evidence 5 : No homology to any previously reported sequences): MFDPMARYQNHQAISVQPSGIPGWLTGCVLVVGAFFIRNQQEYDRTAIIPVQEFSSGSVPRMTIPCAGGAGPGY, from the coding sequence ATGTTCGACCCGATGGCGCGGTATCAGAATCACCAAGCAATCAGCGTTCAGCCTTCAGGTATTCCTGGTTGGCTGACCGGCTGCGTGCTGGTGGTCGGCGCTTTTTTCATAAGAAATCAGCAAGAATATGATAGGACAGCCATCATACCGGTACAAGAGTTTTCTTCAGGCAGTGTGCCACGGATGACGATTCCATGTGCCGGTGGAGCGGGTCCGGGGTATTGA
- a CDS encoding Putative ABC transporter (ATP-binding protein) (Evidence 3 : Function proposed based on presence of conserved amino acid motif, structural feature or limited homology; Product type pt : putative transporter), with protein sequence MIQLIDLRKSFEQQQVLRGVNLTIPKGQVTAIIGRSGGGKSVLLKHLIGLMRPDSGQVLVDGTDLARLRGKALDLVREKFGVLFQGCALFDSLTVFDNVAFPLREKTRLSEGEIAKRTMQRLEAVGLADMPHKYPAELSGGMKKRAALARALVHDPQIILFDEPTTGLDPILLHSVHRLILDAHKRFGFTAVVVSHDIPEIFDIAQTVAMLHNGVIVEHDSPEVIMTSANPIIRQFITGASNGQTGPE encoded by the coding sequence ATGATTCAGCTCATTGATCTGCGTAAGAGCTTTGAGCAGCAACAGGTGCTCAGGGGGGTAAACCTGACCATTCCCAAAGGGCAGGTCACGGCTATTATTGGACGGAGCGGAGGCGGCAAAAGCGTACTGCTCAAACACCTCATCGGCCTTATGCGGCCGGATAGCGGTCAGGTGCTGGTCGATGGGACCGACCTCGCACGGCTTCGCGGCAAGGCCTTGGATCTGGTGCGCGAAAAGTTCGGCGTGCTGTTTCAGGGGTGCGCGTTGTTCGACTCGCTGACGGTGTTCGACAATGTGGCCTTCCCGCTTCGGGAAAAGACCCGACTGTCGGAAGGGGAGATCGCCAAGCGCACGATGCAGCGACTGGAGGCCGTAGGGCTTGCTGATATGCCGCATAAATACCCCGCAGAACTGAGCGGAGGGATGAAGAAACGGGCAGCGCTGGCAAGAGCCTTAGTCCATGATCCGCAAATCATCCTTTTTGATGAGCCGACGACGGGCCTCGATCCGATCCTGCTGCACTCGGTCCATCGTCTGATTCTGGATGCCCATAAGCGCTTCGGCTTTACCGCAGTCGTGGTCAGTCACGACATCCCGGAGATTTTCGATATTGCTCAGACGGTAGCGATGCTCCACAATGGGGTCATTGTGGAGCACGATAGTCCGGAGGTGATCATGACCTCCGCCAATCCTATCATCCGTCAGTTCATCACCGGGGCCAGCAATGGTCAGACTGGTCCGGAGTAG
- a CDS encoding exported protein of unknown function (Evidence 5 : No homology to any previously reported sequences) has translation MKRLALVWGIALAVAVGFFGGRLWAKEEGNGWVVWKKTELYLHDRPYEADSWEIQSSTTNLAECKKLAKGFARIAVEFAREDEEDLTRKHPGKNPPPMVVEYREGSSLYSVSGDDGFAMTVSFDCYPAATDPRPRR, from the coding sequence ATGAAGCGACTCGCTCTCGTCTGGGGTATTGCGCTTGCCGTTGCTGTCGGCTTCTTTGGAGGAAGGTTGTGGGCGAAAGAAGAAGGGAATGGATGGGTCGTGTGGAAAAAGACGGAGTTGTATCTTCATGATCGTCCATACGAGGCGGACTCATGGGAAATCCAAAGCTCGACAACCAATTTAGCCGAATGCAAGAAATTGGCTAAGGGCTTCGCCCGGATTGCCGTGGAATTTGCGAGAGAAGACGAGGAAGATCTCACGAGGAAACATCCAGGTAAAAACCCTCCCCCGATGGTGGTCGAATACAGGGAGGGGAGTTCTCTCTATTCTGTCAGTGGAGACGATGGATTCGCGATGACTGTTTCTTTTGATTGCTACCCAGCCGCGACCGATCCCCGCCCCCGCAGGTGA
- a CDS encoding protein of unknown function (Evidence 5 : No homology to any previously reported sequences), with protein sequence MKKQVKRIPSLPTDREAAAYWDTHSFAEHAQETAEAGIRFVRRPKRAINIRLDPGDITKIEAMAEAKGLSYTTLLRIQVKEHLAR encoded by the coding sequence ATGAAGAAACAGGTGAAACGAATTCCATCACTCCCGACAGATCGAGAGGCGGCGGCGTACTGGGACACTCACAGCTTCGCGGAGCATGCCCAGGAGACGGCCGAAGCTGGCATCCGGTTTGTCAGGCGACCGAAGCGGGCGATCAACATTCGCCTTGATCCCGGGGACATTACCAAGATCGAGGCGATGGCAGAGGCGAAGGGCTTAAGCTATACCACCCTATTGCGGATACAGGTGAAAGAACACTTAGCCCGCTAA
- the yrbE gene encoding toluene transporter subunit: membrane component of ABC superfamily (Evidence 2b : Function of strongly homologous gene; PubMedId : 9658016; Product type t : transporter), with protein sequence MGNPLEAVGRTVLKQVRMMGHMAIFLGSTGLWAVLPPLKFRRIVSQIYFIGVKSSSIILLTAAFSGMVLGLQGYYTLRKFGSEALLGPAVGLSLIRELGPVMAALMVAARAGSASAAEIGIMRITEQIDALEAMAVNPVKHLVVPKVVAGLISVPLLTAIFDVVGIFGGYLVGVKMLGVGAGTYFSEMRNMVEMSDIQGGFLKSLSFGLIVTWVCTYKGFYTGYGAEGVGKATTEAVVLSSVLVLVWNYFMTAVLF encoded by the coding sequence ATGGGCAACCCGTTGGAGGCGGTCGGACGCACGGTTCTTAAGCAGGTCCGGATGATGGGGCATATGGCCATCTTTCTGGGTTCCACCGGTCTCTGGGCGGTCCTGCCACCATTAAAGTTCAGGCGTATCGTCAGCCAGATCTATTTTATCGGGGTCAAGTCAAGTTCTATCATTCTTCTGACTGCGGCTTTCAGCGGAATGGTGCTCGGACTTCAGGGGTACTACACCCTTCGGAAGTTCGGGTCCGAGGCGCTTCTCGGTCCGGCCGTCGGCCTGAGCCTGATCCGGGAGCTGGGACCGGTGATGGCCGCTCTGATGGTGGCGGCACGGGCTGGATCGGCCTCCGCCGCAGAGATCGGCATCATGCGGATTACCGAGCAGATCGACGCGCTGGAGGCGATGGCCGTGAATCCCGTAAAACACCTGGTCGTTCCCAAAGTGGTCGCCGGACTCATTTCGGTTCCCCTTCTGACGGCTATCTTCGATGTCGTGGGGATCTTCGGCGGCTATCTCGTTGGAGTGAAGATGCTTGGTGTCGGCGCAGGCACCTACTTCTCCGAAATGCGGAATATGGTGGAGATGAGTGATATACAGGGCGGTTTTCTGAAATCGCTGAGTTTTGGCCTCATTGTCACATGGGTCTGTACGTACAAGGGGTTTTATACCGGATATGGGGCCGAGGGCGTGGGGAAGGCAACGACCGAAGCTGTCGTCCTGTCGTCGGTTCTGGTGCTGGTCTGGAACTACTTCATGACCGCCGTCCTTTTCTAG
- a CDS encoding conserved protein of unknown function (Evidence 4 : Homologs of previously reported genes of unknown function) gives MAKLPVISGREAGKAFAKLNFVYDHHRGSHMIYYHPSGRHLSIPDHNELDRGTLRKLI, from the coding sequence GTGGCGAAGCTCCCGGTCATTTCAGGTCGGGAAGCAGGGAAGGCGTTCGCCAAGCTCAACTTTGTGTACGATCACCACCGAGGCTCTCACATGATCTACTATCACCCATCTGGCCGTCACCTCTCCATCCCGGACCACAACGAACTAGACAGAGGAACCCTCCGCAAGCTCATTTGA
- a CDS encoding conserved protein of unknown function (Evidence 4 : Homologs of previously reported genes of unknown function): MKFLVVLEVGEDGYIVAECPALPGCVSQGRTEEEALANIREAIQGIVAVRQKHGLPIPEERVVEIAVPA; the protein is encoded by the coding sequence ATGAAGTTTCTCGTAGTCTTAGAAGTTGGGGAGGATGGCTACATCGTGGCGGAGTGCCCCGCCTTGCCGGGTTGCGTCTCTCAGGGGCGAACCGAGGAGGAAGCTCTGGCGAACATCCGGGAGGCGATCCAGGGAATTGTGGCAGTTCGACAGAAACACGGCCTTCCGATCCCCGAGGAGCGCGTGGTCGAGATCGCGGTCCCGGCCTAG
- a CDS encoding putative Outer membrane efflux protein (Evidence 3 : Function proposed based on presence of conserved amino acid motif, structural feature or limited homology): MKYAGRMRQAYRIMLPLALMTTVAIVRPVSAQSPTPKAGYTLKDLIQRTLATSPEIRQAQRGAEVAMAKKDQADAGRYPQVEVTAIVGPSPRARGTVQGGSPDRKDDPHVNNVFERVEMRLVQPLYTFGKLEGFGKAAEEGIKVEKAKVEEKAADLILKVKELYYGRLLASDMLGLIDEIAKDLDKAIQKTERQLKAETPGVDEVDLYKLKAFRGEVLKNREEAQKGYDLATGGLMFYAGLDRTQPFELDAIGLQAAPRDVEQVDRGAGTALELRPEMTQVRAGLKATEALVKAEESNLYPQFFLALNGVYAQAGNRTRQQNPWAFDPLNDRYTAIVLGFKYDLDFGITRGKIRAAQAEHLKVGEMKSFAERGIPLQVRKAHRELDEAKETLRATEDGWRNAKKWLVAAKANYDLGVGESKELGQAAEAYAKLRADNYRAMYNYNLSLANIEHATGRAVKEEAK; this comes from the coding sequence ATGAAGTATGCAGGCCGAATGAGACAGGCGTATCGGATTATGCTGCCGCTGGCGCTCATGACAACGGTGGCTATCGTACGGCCGGTGTCTGCACAATCGCCGACACCAAAGGCCGGCTACACCCTGAAGGATTTAATCCAGCGCACGCTGGCCACGAGCCCTGAGATTCGTCAGGCGCAACGAGGCGCTGAGGTGGCGATGGCGAAGAAAGATCAGGCCGACGCCGGTCGGTACCCTCAGGTTGAGGTGACCGCCATAGTGGGTCCGTCCCCTCGAGCTCGTGGAACCGTCCAGGGCGGTTCTCCCGATCGAAAAGATGACCCCCACGTGAACAACGTCTTCGAGCGGGTTGAGATGAGACTGGTCCAGCCGCTCTACACCTTTGGCAAGCTCGAGGGCTTCGGAAAGGCTGCGGAGGAAGGGATAAAGGTCGAGAAGGCAAAGGTAGAGGAGAAGGCTGCCGACCTGATCCTGAAGGTGAAGGAGCTGTACTATGGCCGACTCCTGGCGAGCGATATGCTTGGGCTGATTGATGAGATCGCCAAGGACCTCGACAAGGCGATCCAGAAGACGGAGCGGCAGCTCAAGGCGGAGACACCAGGGGTTGATGAGGTGGATCTGTATAAGTTAAAAGCGTTTCGAGGCGAAGTGTTGAAGAACCGGGAAGAGGCCCAGAAGGGGTATGATCTGGCTACGGGCGGTCTGATGTTCTACGCAGGTCTTGATCGCACCCAACCGTTCGAACTGGATGCGATAGGGTTGCAGGCGGCGCCAAGGGACGTGGAGCAGGTGGATCGAGGGGCGGGGACGGCGTTGGAGCTGCGACCGGAAATGACCCAGGTGCGGGCCGGGCTCAAGGCCACAGAGGCGCTGGTCAAAGCAGAGGAGAGTAACCTGTATCCGCAGTTTTTTCTTGCGCTGAACGGGGTGTATGCGCAGGCCGGCAACCGTACTCGCCAGCAGAATCCCTGGGCCTTTGATCCGTTGAATGATCGGTACACTGCGATTGTCCTGGGCTTTAAGTATGACCTCGACTTTGGAATTACCCGTGGGAAGATCCGGGCGGCTCAGGCGGAGCACCTGAAGGTTGGGGAGATGAAGTCGTTCGCAGAGCGGGGGATCCCGTTACAGGTGCGGAAGGCCCATCGGGAGCTGGACGAGGCGAAGGAGACGCTGAGGGCTACGGAGGACGGGTGGCGGAACGCGAAGAAATGGCTGGTGGCGGCCAAGGCGAACTACGACCTCGGGGTTGGGGAGTCCAAAGAGCTCGGCCAGGCCGCGGAGGCGTACGCCAAACTGCGGGCCGACAACTATAGAGCGATGTATAATTATAACCTTTCGCTTGCGAACATTGAACATGCCACAGGTCGAGCCGTGAAGGAGGAAGCGAAGTGA
- a CDS encoding conserved protein of unknown function (Evidence 4 : Homologs of previously reported genes of unknown function) yields MSVAAILQYRVLVTKDPETGSVVAEVPALGIADQGADVQEALTNIKTMVAFHVECLQEEGEPVPPGEEGEEGFYVHVKLPAHAA; encoded by the coding sequence ATGAGTGTAGCAGCAATCCTGCAATATCGCGTCCTGGTGACAAAGGATCCGGAGACGGGCAGTGTGGTGGCGGAGGTGCCAGCCCTTGGCATTGCCGACCAGGGAGCGGACGTGCAAGAGGCCCTGACGAATATCAAGACAATGGTCGCCTTTCACGTGGAGTGCCTTCAGGAAGAGGGTGAGCCTGTCCCGCCAGGCGAAGAAGGGGAAGAGGGGTTCTACGTTCATGTGAAGCTTCCCGCCCATGCCGCTTAG
- a CDS encoding protein of unknown function (Evidence 5 : No homology to any previously reported sequences), giving the protein MLAACYRWPAQDILCRMPTEGPPTQQVNVQVIDCLPTLTVTIDYQSKTPIRNPDLPCDPVRHQQEVAQQPIISLVRIEDGREVLTGNNQDVDRGLRVNVFESYRLLVLIHNLPRTFTIGYLTKETGIHTLVLSIFRLALFPVALAQFPSYL; this is encoded by the coding sequence ATGTTAGCAGCTTGTTACCGCTGGCCGGCGCAGGATATCCTATGCCGGATGCCAACTGAGGGACCGCCCACCCAACAGGTGAACGTGCAGGTGATAGACTGCCTGCCCACCCTCACTGTTACAATTGATTACCAGTCGAAAACCCCGATCCGCAATCCCGATCTGCCTTGTGATCCGGTTCGCCACCAACAGGAGGTGGCCCAGCAGCCGATCATCAGCCTGGTTCGCATCGAGGATGGTCGCGAGGTGTTGACGGGGAACAATCAAGATGTGGATAGGGGCCTTCGGGTGAATGTCTTCGAAAGCTACCGACTGCTCGTCCTCATACACAATCTTCCCCGGACGTTCACCATTGGCTATCTGACAAAAGAGACAGGTATCCACACCCTCGTCCTATCGATATTCCGCCTTGCTCTTTTTCCCGTAGCGCTTGCGCAGTTCCCGAGCTACCTCTGA
- the hisI gene encoding Histidine biosynthesis bifunctional protein hisIE [Includes: Phosphoribosyl-AMP cyclohydrolase (PRA-CH) ; Phosphoribosyl-ATP pyrophosphatase (PRA-PH)] encodes MERFDRAQIRFDASGLIPAIVQDAESGQVLTLAYMNEESLRLTVETGLTHFYSRSRQRIWQKGEESGHIQRVREIYVDCDEDTLLVKAEQVVAACHTGRRSCFFRRLHPDSEVPEELARQQFDPEAVYGGSLAILQQIFEVIKDRQARPQPDSYVSGLFAKGQDQILKKVGEEATELVVASKNGDSGEIVYEAADLWFHALVLLGYHGIAPSEVARELRKRYGKKSKAEYR; translated from the coding sequence ATGGAGCGATTCGATCGTGCGCAAATTCGGTTCGATGCATCGGGGCTGATCCCGGCCATTGTACAGGATGCTGAGAGCGGCCAGGTCCTGACCCTTGCCTACATGAATGAAGAGTCGCTGCGACTGACCGTCGAGACCGGTCTTACCCATTTTTATAGCCGATCGAGGCAGCGCATCTGGCAAAAGGGGGAGGAGTCCGGCCACATTCAGCGCGTGCGCGAGATCTATGTCGACTGCGATGAGGATACCCTGCTGGTCAAGGCCGAGCAGGTAGTGGCGGCTTGCCATACCGGTCGACGGTCCTGTTTTTTCCGTCGCCTGCATCCGGACTCAGAGGTGCCGGAGGAGTTAGCGCGACAGCAGTTCGATCCGGAGGCGGTCTACGGCGGGAGCCTTGCGATTCTCCAACAGATCTTCGAGGTTATCAAGGATCGACAGGCGAGGCCACAGCCGGATTCGTATGTCTCAGGGTTGTTCGCCAAAGGTCAAGATCAGATCCTCAAGAAGGTCGGCGAAGAGGCGACCGAGTTGGTGGTGGCCTCCAAGAATGGGGACTCGGGGGAGATTGTCTACGAAGCCGCCGATCTCTGGTTTCACGCGCTGGTCCTGCTGGGGTATCACGGGATCGCGCCGTCAGAGGTAGCTCGGGAACTGCGCAAGCGCTACGGGAAAAAGAGCAAGGCGGAATATCGATAG
- a CDS encoding Mce-related protein, which produces MKRLTMETLVGLFVVVGIVSLAWLSIRLGRLEVVGDRGYPVSAQFDSVAGLKNGAVVEIAGVEIGRVKTIRLDSYRAVVVMSIDSDVKLQDDAIVSIRTKGLIGEKYVRITPGGSDTLVRPGGKLRDTEDPIDIEQLISNYIFGKL; this is translated from the coding sequence ATGAAGCGACTGACCATGGAAACGCTGGTAGGGCTATTCGTGGTAGTGGGAATCGTGAGCTTAGCGTGGCTCTCGATCAGGCTCGGCAGGCTTGAGGTGGTCGGCGATCGGGGATATCCTGTATCAGCCCAGTTCGACTCGGTGGCCGGCTTGAAGAATGGGGCGGTGGTCGAGATCGCCGGAGTCGAGATCGGTAGGGTCAAAACGATCAGGCTGGACAGTTATCGGGCCGTTGTTGTCATGAGCATCGATTCTGACGTCAAACTTCAGGATGACGCGATCGTCTCGATCCGGACAAAAGGGCTGATCGGCGAGAAGTATGTGAGGATTACGCCAGGAGGTTCCGATACGCTGGTTCGGCCTGGCGGTAAACTTCGGGATACTGAAGATCCTATAGACATAGAGCAGCTCATCTCAAATTATATTTTTGGCAAGCTTTAA
- a CDS encoding Plasmid stabilization system has protein sequence MYRLLLGPRAQKDLDRLIGDTWVRVREALASLTGTLRPKGCVKLSTGAWRIRVGDIRVLHDIDDKARTVEVLRIKHRREVYRGL, from the coding sequence GTGTACCGGCTGCTACTCGGTCCTAGAGCGCAGAAAGACCTGGACAGGCTCATAGGTGATACCTGGGTGAGGGTGCGCGAGGCTCTCGCATCCCTGACCGGGACCCTTCGGCCTAAGGGCTGCGTTAAGCTCAGCACGGGGGCATGGCGGATACGGGTTGGGGATATCAGGGTGCTTCACGATATCGACGACAAGGCGCGTACGGTGGAGGTCCTGAGAATCAAACACCGGCGGGAGGTCTACCGAGGATTATAG